The DNA window CCATGTAGGCTTGGATCGCGTCGATCGCCGTCATAATACCAATTATCGATGCGACGCCGATTATCATTCCGATTAGTGTCAGAGAGGAACGAAGTTTATTTCTTCGGATACTCTCTATGGCAATTCGTACGCTTTCAAACCATTCCATTATTCATACCTCAAGGCTTCGATAGGATCGAGTTTGGATGCTTTTGCGGCAGGATACAATCCAAAACCGATCCCTATCACCGCGGAAATTAGTATTGCGATCAGTGCCCAAGTAAGAGGCATCGCTGTGGGAAGAAGGAATTCGTTAATTATGATGCTAAGACCGAACCCAATTATCAGCGCTATTATTCCCCCGGAAACGCATATGGATGCTGATTCAATCAGGAATTGAACCATGATGTTCCTTCTTTTAGCTCCTAAAGCTTTTCGAATCCCTATCTCTTTCGTTCTCTCCGTGACCGAGACAAGCATTATATTCATTACGCCTATTCCGCCGACAAGAAGTGACAGCGACGTTATGATGATACCTGCGGCATAGATTGCTCCGGTCATTTTAGCATACATGTCACTGAATAGACTTTGCTGATTTATGCTGAAATCGTCATCCAAAGATGCAGATAATTTTCTGGATCGCCGCATTATGCCGATGAGCTCGTCTTTGGCTTCTTCAATCGTATCCGGATCCTTCATCTTTACCTCTATTGAGGGACTCCTGCGGGTTCCAAATGAATTCTGAAATGTTCCGACAGGTATTATGATCCGGTTATCGAGATCCATCATCCCGAGAAAGCTTCCTTTTTCCTCTAAGATTCCTATAATTTTGAATGGTTTTCCGCCTATCTTAATTTTTTTGCCCATCGGATTTTCATTCTCAAAAAGTTTATCCGCCACTTCGGAGCCTATTACCGCTGTATACCGTGAGTGATGCACATCGGTCTCAGATAAAAAACGTCCGTATTCAGGATAACTTCCTGAAGTCTCTCGATATGATACTTCTGTCCCAATCAATAATACACGTTCAATACTCTTTTCACGATGTTTGATTGTTTTATGTGACATGATGACCGGCGCAACATATTCGGCATATGTTGAATATTTCTTGATAAAATCGGCGTCTGACAGTTTCAGATTTTTTCTGTTTTTATATTTGAACCTATCGTTAGAAAACCAGGGGTACTTCTGGACATAAAGTACGTCTGAACCAAGCGCCGAAATACTGCTTGTAAAGGCTCGATTCAAGCCTTCTATAGCCGTTGCCATGAGAGTCACCGCCACTATACCGATAACGATGCCTGACGTTGTCAGTATGGTTCGGAGTTTATTATCCCGTAACGCCGAAAGCGCTATCCTGATTCCTTCGATATATTCGTGAACGAAATAAGTTATCATCAGTTCAGTGAAATTCGAGAGTTCAACTCATCGCTTGAGATCAAGCCATCATGAAGCCTTATAATTCGAGCCGCATTGTCGGCGATATATTCTTCATGCGTTACAAGTATGATCGTATGCCCTGCTGCGCTAAGCTCATTAAACAACACCATTATTTCTTTGCCCGTCTTCGAATCGAGATTTCCTGTCGGTTCATCCGCAAGAATTATCGACGGGTTGTTTGCCAATGCCCTTGCCACCGCCACTCGCTGTTTCTGACCTCCTGAGAGTTCATTAGGCTTATGATCCATCCGGTCTTTCAATCCCACTTTCTCCAATACTTCTTCCGCGCGTTTACGCCGCTGGCTTGTCCCGACAGAGGCATAGATCAATGGAAGTTCAACATTATGGAGGCTGGTCACCCTTGGCAACAGGTTGAACGTTTGGAAAACAAACCCGATCTTTTTATTCCTGATCAAAGCGAGTTGATCATCATTCATCTCGCTAACAAGCTCATCCTCGAAAGAATATGTGCCTGAAGTCGGCGTATCAAGACAGCCGATAATATTCATTAGGGTGGATTTCCCTGAACCGGACGGACCCATGATTGCCAAGTATTCTCCCTGCTCAATACTAAGACTTACTCCGTCCAGCGCATGAATGCTTTCAGCGCCGAGATCATATATTTTCTTCACATTGTTAATCTCAATCATGCTCATTCTTATCCCGCCCGCCTCTCTTCTTGTTTCTATCCTCTATCTTTACTTCGTCACCGTCTTCTAAAGTCTTGCTCAAGATACGATATGAGCCTGTTACCACTTTCTCACCCTCTTCCACTCCTTCTAAAATTTCAATTTTTGATTCGCCCGTGATACCGGTTTTCACCTTTCTCATCACCGCAATGTCGTCCTCGATCACGAATACCACTTCTACCATGTCATTTGCGCCCCAAGATTTTTCTTTCTCATTTTCTTCAGGTTCATCTGAAGCAATAGCTACACCCTCTTCCCTCTCTTTTCGTTCAAGCCGCTTCGGTTCCCTGACCGTTACCGACTGAATAGGTATTGCGATCGTGGAATCAGAAATGTTCGTTATCACCTCCACTGAAGCGGACATCCCCGGTCGAAGCATTTTCGGGAATTGCAACATTCGTATCGTGATTTCAAAATTTGTTACCTGTTCCTGCGTTCCTAAGCCTTTTGTGACCGCGGAGTTTGCAACTTCGTGTACGATACCAATGAATAGTTCATCTCTGAACGCATCTATCTCTATCTCAGTCGTATCACCTTCCTCAAGCAGGACGACGTCATTTTCATCTACTTCGACCAAAACTTCCATTTGTGATAGATCGGCGATGGTCATTATTATGTCTTGCTGAAACTGAGAACCAAGCGCAATCTCGCCAACTTCCTTATTTATCCGTATCACTGTACCGGCTGCAGGAGAATATAATTTTGTTTTTGCGAGATCGTCCTTCACTTGATCTA is part of the Candidatus Neomarinimicrobiota bacterium genome and encodes:
- a CDS encoding ABC transporter permease; translated protein: MITYFVHEYIEGIRIALSALRDNKLRTILTTSGIVIGIVAVTLMATAIEGLNRAFTSSISALGSDVLYVQKYPWFSNDRFKYKNRKNLKLSDADFIKKYSTYAEYVAPVIMSHKTIKHREKSIERVLLIGTEVSYRETSGSYPEYGRFLSETDVHHSRYTAVIGSEVADKLFENENPMGKKIKIGGKPFKIIGILEEKGSFLGMMDLDNRIIIPVGTFQNSFGTRRSPSIEVKMKDPDTIEEAKDELIGIMRRSRKLSASLDDDFSINQQSLFSDMYAKMTGAIYAAGIIITSLSLLVGGIGVMNIMLVSVTERTKEIGIRKALGAKRRNIMVQFLIESASICVSGGIIALIIGFGLSIIINEFLLPTAMPLTWALIAILISAVIGIGFGLYPAAKASKLDPIEALRYE
- a CDS encoding ABC transporter ATP-binding protein produces the protein MIEINNVKKIYDLGAESIHALDGVSLSIEQGEYLAIMGPSGSGKSTLMNIIGCLDTPTSGTYSFEDELVSEMNDDQLALIRNKKIGFVFQTFNLLPRVTSLHNVELPLIYASVGTSQRRKRAEEVLEKVGLKDRMDHKPNELSGGQKQRVAVARALANNPSIILADEPTGNLDSKTGKEIMVLFNELSAAGHTIILVTHEEYIADNAARIIRLHDGLISSDELNSRISLN
- a CDS encoding efflux RND transporter periplasmic adaptor subunit, translated to MTKKKKYILIGGGVILIGAMVAANLMRDSGDAVNVQVEEVTRERIIEKVGASGNVQPVMSVDIAANVSGKILSLGAVEGDRVVMGQLLVSLDSTKYVATVDQRKAALRSAKAQQAVELANEKVVKSTTKRQKELFRKGLISESELETANGNLEVAKARFNSSKESVSQAKAALDQVKDDLAKTKLYSPAAGTVIRINKEVGEIALGSQFQQDIIMTIADLSQMEVLVEVDENDVVLLEEGDTTEIEIDAFRDELFIGIVHEVANSAVTKGLGTQEQVTNFEITIRMLQFPKMLRPGMSASVEVITNISDSTIAIPIQSVTVREPKRLERKEREEGVAIASDEPEENEKEKSWGANDMVEVVFVIEDDIAVMRKVKTGITGESKIEILEGVEEGEKVVTGSYRILSKTLEDGDEVKIEDRNKKRGGRDKNEHD